From the genome of Pseudomonas sp. Teo4, one region includes:
- a CDS encoding acetyl-CoA C-acyltransferase family protein, which yields MSSAEIYVVSAVRSAIGGFGGSLKDLPLADLATAVTRAAIERSGVAAEQIGHLVMANVIPTEARDAYLSRVAAMNAGLPKETPAFNVNRLCGSGLQAIVSAAQGLLLGDSEVAVAAGAESMSRGPYLLPQARWGARMGDLQGIDYTVGVLHDPFEHFHMGITAENVAAKDGITRQMQDELALTSQRRAARAISEGRFDSQIVPLELKTRKGSVQFSVDEHVRSEVTAEQLAGMKPVFKKDGTVTAGNASGINDGAAGLVLATGEAVRRLGLKPLARLVAYAHAGVEPELMGLGPIPATRKVLQKAGLNVSDLDVIESNEAFAAQACAVARALDFDPEKVNPNGSGISLGHPVGATGAIIATKAIHELQRIQGRYALATMCIGGGQGIAVVFERV from the coding sequence ATGAGCAGCGCAGAAATCTACGTCGTCAGTGCCGTCCGTTCAGCCATCGGTGGTTTTGGTGGTTCCCTCAAGGACCTGCCACTGGCCGACCTGGCCACCGCCGTGACCCGTGCCGCCATCGAGCGCTCGGGCGTGGCCGCCGAGCAGATCGGCCACCTGGTGATGGCCAACGTCATCCCGACTGAAGCGCGCGACGCCTACCTCAGCCGGGTTGCGGCGATGAACGCGGGCCTGCCCAAGGAAACCCCGGCGTTCAACGTCAACCGCCTGTGCGGCTCGGGCCTGCAGGCCATCGTTTCCGCGGCCCAGGGCCTGTTGCTGGGCGATTCTGAAGTCGCCGTGGCCGCCGGTGCCGAGTCGATGAGCCGTGGCCCATACCTGCTGCCACAAGCGCGCTGGGGCGCACGCATGGGCGACCTGCAAGGCATCGACTATACCGTCGGCGTGCTGCATGACCCCTTCGAACACTTCCACATGGGCATCACCGCCGAAAACGTCGCAGCAAAAGATGGCATCACCCGCCAGATGCAGGATGAACTGGCCCTGACCAGCCAGCGCCGCGCCGCCCGCGCCATCTCCGAAGGCCGCTTCGATAGCCAGATCGTCCCGCTGGAGCTGAAGACCCGCAAAGGCAGCGTGCAATTCAGCGTCGACGAACATGTGCGTAGCGAGGTGACCGCCGAGCAACTGGCCGGCATGAAACCTGTGTTCAAGAAGGACGGTACCGTCACTGCCGGCAACGCCAGCGGCATCAACGATGGTGCGGCCGGCCTGGTGCTGGCGACTGGTGAGGCGGTACGCCGCCTGGGCCTGAAGCCGCTGGCACGCCTGGTGGCCTACGCCCACGCCGGTGTCGAACCGGAACTGATGGGCCTGGGCCCGATTCCGGCCACCCGCAAAGTGCTGCAGAAGGCCGGCCTGAATGTCAGTGACCTGGACGTGATCGAGTCCAACGAAGCCTTCGCTGCCCAGGCCTGCGCCGTGGCGCGTGCGCTGGACTTCGACCCGGAGAAGGTCAACCCGAACGGTTCGGGCATTTCCCTCGGCCACCCGGTGGGCGCCACCGGGGCGATCATCGCCACCAAGGCCATCCATGAACTGCAGCGCATCCAAGGCCGTTACGCCCTGGCCACCATGTGCATCGGTGGCGGCCAAGGCATCGCCGTTGTCTTCGAGCGCGTCTGA
- a CDS encoding hybrid sensor histidine kinase/response regulator: MTSNIIAKLLIVDDLPENLLALDALIQGDDREVHQARSAEAALSLLLEHEFALAILDVQMPGMNGFELAELMRGTDKTRNIPIVFVSAAGREMNYAFKGYESGAVDFLHKPLDTLAVKSKVSVFVDLFRQRKVLDRQLQALERSRQEQEVLLAQLQAARGELERAVRMRDDFMSIVSHEVRTPLNGLILETQLRRMHLARGKLEAFTPDKLQAMVERDERQINSLIRLIEDMLDVSRIRTGKLSLRPKPFDLGQLVSGLVENFAAQAAALDTHIDLLRCEALEGEWDEFRIEQVVANLLSNALRYGERRPVQVRVFAQDGMAWVQVQDQGIGVSAANQQRIFQQFERVAAQQASGGLGLGLYISEQIVQAHGGRILVDSEEGQGATFSVQLPLAHRTEQNDPLRATSA, encoded by the coding sequence ATGACTAGCAACATCATCGCCAAGCTGCTGATCGTCGACGACCTGCCGGAAAACCTGCTGGCCCTCGATGCCCTGATTCAGGGCGACGACCGCGAAGTGCACCAGGCCCGGTCGGCCGAGGCGGCGCTGTCGCTGCTGCTCGAGCATGAGTTCGCCCTGGCGATTCTCGATGTGCAGATGCCGGGCATGAACGGCTTCGAACTGGCCGAGCTGATGCGCGGCACCGACAAGACCCGGAACATCCCCATCGTGTTCGTCAGCGCTGCGGGCCGTGAAATGAACTACGCGTTCAAAGGCTATGAAAGCGGGGCCGTGGACTTTCTGCACAAACCGCTGGATACCCTGGCGGTCAAGAGCAAGGTGTCGGTGTTCGTCGACCTGTTCCGCCAACGCAAGGTCCTCGACCGCCAGCTGCAAGCCCTGGAGCGCAGCCGCCAGGAGCAGGAGGTGCTGCTGGCCCAGTTGCAGGCGGCCCGCGGTGAGCTGGAGCGTGCGGTGCGCATGCGCGACGACTTCATGTCGATTGTCTCCCACGAAGTGCGCACACCGCTCAATGGCCTGATTCTTGAAACCCAGTTGCGCAGGATGCACCTGGCAAGGGGCAAGCTCGAAGCTTTCACCCCAGACAAGCTGCAAGCCATGGTCGAACGCGACGAGCGGCAGATCAACAGCCTGATCCGGTTGATCGAAGACATGCTCGATGTGTCGCGCATTCGCACTGGCAAGTTGTCGCTGCGGCCCAAACCATTCGACCTGGGCCAGCTGGTCAGTGGGCTGGTCGAGAACTTCGCGGCCCAGGCCGCGGCCCTGGACACGCATATCGACCTGCTGCGCTGCGAAGCCTTGGAGGGGGAGTGGGACGAATTCCGGATTGAGCAAGTGGTAGCCAACCTGTTGTCCAATGCCTTGCGTTACGGCGAGCGGCGCCCCGTTCAGGTGCGCGTGTTCGCCCAGGATGGCATGGCCTGGGTGCAGGTGCAGGACCAGGGTATTGGGGTCAGCGCGGCCAACCAGCAACGAATTTTCCAGCAGTTCGAGCGGGTTGCCGCGCAGCAGGCCAGTGGTGGGTTGGGCTTGGGGCTGTATATTTCCGAACAGATCGTTCAAGCCCATGGCGGACGAATTCTGGTTGACAGCGAAGAGGGCCAGGGTGCCACCTTCAGTGTGCAATTGCCGCTGGCGCACAGGACCGAACAAAACGACCCGCTGCGGGCAACCTCTGCCTGA
- a CDS encoding response regulator yields MTQAASMDQKSFRKLLARNIGLPLGVGLLGAVAFVAVINYLLSAMQWVEHTDRVIGNANETLKLSVDMETGMRGYLIAGEERFLDPYEVAKPRIFSSLQGLRAMVEDNPQQVDRIDRLIGLQQAWNEFAGEMIDLRRNGGNYQASIGKGRGKRITDEIRSEFDTLITTEQQLRFTRNEKVSDITVASITAFVLLIVGLSALLAFLGRRDLITLSNNYNENLKAQQRSAERLEHQAWLRNGQTQLAEQVLGQLTLPMLGDNILRFFAKYLGSVVGAVYVRDEHGRLLRVASYGLDADEQAREQVLGDHDGLLAQAVREGRLLRLEDLPEDYYRLSSGLGSGLPRSALLMPASDDGRVNGVIELGFLRPLQVRDDELLERVGGNLGISIESARYRQRLQEVLAETQQLNEELQVQQEELKTANEELEEQSRVLKESQAHLETQQAELEQTNEQLSERTEALDRKNDELSQAQQELQARADDLQRSSKYKSEFLANMSHELRTPLNSSLILAKLLSENGEGNLSEEQVKFAESIYSAGNDLLNLINDILDIAKVEAGKLEVRPETTQIERLVEGLQGMFLPLAQNKGLSFTVQVEPQIPATLFTDRQRLEQILKNLLSNAIKFTDHGQVSLDISHQRGTGIVFAVRDSGIGIAADQQQAIFGAFHQVDGSSNRRFGGTGLGLSISRDLAHLLGGQISVDSSPGQGSVFSLILPERFEAQAQVIEPQSLRPAVDALPPAPQVTLPSAPKRPLPAFDDDRERAPFGNRCILVIEDEPNFARILFDLAHELGYSCLVAQGADEGFELAAQYIPDAILLDMRLPDHSGLTVLQRLKEQAITRHIPVHIISVEDRVEAAMHMGAVGYAVKPTSRDELKEVFARLEAKLTQKLKHILLVEDDDLQRESIARLIGDDDVEITAVAMAQDALELLRENIYDCMIIDLKLPDMLGNELLKRMTGEDIRSFPPVIVYTGRNLTREEEADLLKYSRSIIIKGARSPERLLDEVTLFLHKVESQLSHERQRMLKTARSRDKVFEGRKVLLVDDDVRNIFALTSALEHKGAIVEIGRNGREAIERLEQNDDIDLVLMDVMMPEMDGFEATRLIRQQPRWRKLPIIAVTAKAMKDDQQRCLQAGANDYLAKPIDLDRLFSLIRVWLPQLERI; encoded by the coding sequence ATGACTCAGGCAGCCTCGATGGACCAGAAAAGCTTTCGCAAACTGTTGGCCCGCAACATTGGCCTGCCTCTGGGCGTAGGCCTGTTGGGCGCCGTGGCCTTCGTCGCGGTGATCAACTACCTGCTGTCGGCCATGCAATGGGTCGAACACACCGACCGGGTGATTGGCAATGCCAATGAAACGCTCAAGCTGTCTGTTGATATGGAAACGGGCATGCGCGGCTACCTGATTGCCGGTGAAGAGCGTTTTCTCGACCCCTATGAGGTGGCCAAGCCTCGTATCTTCAGCAGCCTGCAAGGCTTGCGGGCGATGGTCGAGGATAACCCGCAACAGGTCGACCGCATCGACCGGCTGATTGGCCTGCAGCAGGCCTGGAATGAATTTGCCGGCGAGATGATCGACCTGCGTCGCAATGGCGGCAACTATCAGGCTTCGATTGGCAAGGGGCGGGGAAAACGGATCACCGATGAAATTCGCAGCGAGTTCGATACGCTGATCACCACTGAGCAGCAGCTGCGTTTTACCCGTAACGAGAAGGTCAGCGACATCACGGTCGCGTCCATCACCGCCTTTGTGCTGTTGATTGTCGGCCTCAGTGCCTTGCTGGCGTTCCTGGGGCGTCGCGACCTGATCACGCTGTCCAACAACTACAACGAAAACCTGAAGGCCCAGCAGCGCTCGGCTGAACGCCTGGAGCATCAAGCCTGGCTGCGCAACGGCCAGACCCAGCTGGCCGAGCAGGTGCTGGGGCAACTGACCCTGCCGATGCTGGGCGACAATATCCTGCGCTTTTTTGCCAAGTACCTGGGCAGCGTGGTGGGTGCGGTGTACGTGCGGGACGAGCATGGCCGCCTGCTGCGCGTGGCCAGCTACGGCCTGGATGCCGACGAGCAGGCCCGCGAACAGGTGCTGGGCGACCATGACGGTCTGCTGGCCCAGGCCGTGCGCGAGGGACGCCTGTTGCGCCTGGAGGACTTGCCTGAGGATTACTACCGCCTGAGTTCCGGCCTGGGCAGCGGCCTGCCGCGCAGTGCACTGCTGATGCCGGCCAGCGACGATGGCCGGGTCAACGGTGTGATCGAGCTGGGCTTCCTGCGGCCGTTGCAGGTGCGCGATGACGAGTTGCTGGAGCGCGTTGGCGGCAACCTTGGCATCTCCATCGAAAGCGCCCGTTATCGTCAACGTCTGCAGGAGGTGCTGGCCGAGACCCAGCAGCTCAACGAAGAGCTGCAGGTGCAGCAGGAAGAACTCAAGACCGCCAACGAGGAACTCGAAGAGCAGTCCCGTGTGCTCAAGGAGTCCCAGGCCCACTTGGAGACCCAGCAGGCGGAACTGGAGCAGACCAACGAGCAGCTGTCCGAGCGAACCGAGGCGCTGGACCGCAAGAACGATGAGTTGAGCCAGGCCCAGCAAGAGCTGCAGGCCCGCGCCGACGACCTGCAGCGCTCGAGCAAGTACAAGTCCGAGTTTCTCGCCAACATGTCCCACGAGTTGCGCACGCCGCTCAACAGTTCGCTGATTCTGGCCAAGCTGCTTTCCGAGAACGGCGAGGGCAACCTCAGCGAGGAGCAGGTCAAGTTCGCCGAGTCGATCTATTCGGCCGGCAACGACCTGCTGAACCTGATCAACGATATCCTCGACATCGCCAAGGTCGAGGCCGGCAAGCTGGAAGTACGCCCCGAAACCACCCAGATCGAGCGCCTGGTCGAAGGCCTGCAAGGCATGTTCCTGCCGCTGGCCCAGAACAAGGGGCTGTCTTTCACGGTGCAGGTCGAACCGCAGATTCCGGCGACCTTGTTTACCGACCGCCAGCGCCTGGAGCAGATCCTCAAGAACCTGCTGTCCAATGCCATCAAGTTCACCGACCACGGCCAGGTCAGCCTGGACATCAGCCACCAGCGCGGCACTGGCATCGTCTTCGCGGTGCGCGACAGCGGCATTGGCATTGCCGCCGACCAGCAGCAGGCGATCTTCGGTGCCTTCCACCAGGTCGATGGCAGCAGCAACCGCCGTTTTGGTGGTACCGGCCTGGGCCTGTCGATTTCCCGTGACCTGGCGCACTTGCTCGGCGGGCAGATCAGCGTCGACAGCAGCCCAGGGCAGGGCAGTGTGTTCAGTCTGATCCTGCCTGAGCGCTTCGAGGCCCAGGCCCAGGTGATCGAGCCGCAAAGCCTGCGCCCGGCGGTGGATGCACTGCCACCGGCGCCCCAGGTGACCTTGCCCAGCGCGCCGAAACGCCCGCTACCCGCTTTCGACGATGACCGTGAACGCGCCCCGTTCGGCAATCGCTGCATCCTGGTGATCGAGGATGAGCCGAATTTCGCCCGTATCCTCTTCGACCTGGCCCACGAACTGGGTTACAGCTGCCTGGTGGCGCAAGGCGCCGACGAAGGCTTCGAGCTTGCCGCCCAGTACATCCCGGATGCCATCCTGCTGGACATGCGCCTGCCCGACCACTCCGGCCTGACCGTGCTGCAGCGTCTCAAGGAGCAGGCCATCACCCGGCACATTCCGGTGCATATCATTTCGGTGGAGGACCGGGTCGAGGCAGCCATGCACATGGGCGCGGTGGGGTACGCGGTCAAGCCCACCAGCCGCGATGAGCTCAAGGAGGTGTTCGCCCGCCTGGAAGCCAAGCTGACCCAGAAGCTCAAGCACATCCTGTTGGTGGAGGACGATGACCTGCAACGCGAGAGCATTGCCCGGCTGATCGGCGACGATGATGTCGAAATCACTGCCGTTGCCATGGCCCAGGATGCCCTTGAGCTGTTGCGCGAGAACATCTACGACTGCATGATCATCGACCTCAAGCTGCCAGACATGCTAGGCAACGAGCTGCTCAAGCGCATGACCGGCGAGGACATCCGCAGCTTCCCGCCAGTGATCGTCTATACCGGACGCAACCTCACCCGCGAGGAAGAAGCCGACCTGCTCAAGTACTCGCGTTCGATCATCATCAAGGGTGCCCGCTCGCCGGAGCGTCTGCTGGACGAGGTGACGCTGTTCCTGCACAAGGTCGAGTCGCAGCTGTCCCACGAACGCCAACGCATGCTCAAGACCGCGCGCAGCCGCGACAAAGTCTTCGAAGGGCGCAAGGTGTTGCTGGTGGACGACGATGTGCGCAATATCTTCGCGCTCACCAGCGCCCTGGAGCACAAGGGCGCAATTGTCGAGATTGGCCGCAACGGGCGCGAGGCCATCGAGCGCCTGGAGCAAAACGATGACATCGACCTGGTGTTGATGGATGTGATGATGCCGGAGATGGACGGCTTCGAAGCCACCCGGCTGATTCGCCAGCAGCCGCGCTGGCGCAAGCTGCCGATCATCGCCGTGACGGCCAAGGCAATGAAGGACGACCAGCAGCGTTGCCTGCAGGCGGGTGCCAATGATTACCTGGCCAAACCGATCGACCTGGACCGACTGTTCTCGCTGATTCGTGTCTGGCTGCCGCAACTGGAGCGAATTTGA
- a CDS encoding response regulator yields MSEDAQDVVLIVEDEPAIRMILRDYLAGEGYHVLVAEDGEQAFAILASKPHLDLMVTDFRLPGGISGVEIAEPAVKLRPDLKVIFISGYPAEILESGSPIARKAPILAKPFDLDTLRDQIQVLLR; encoded by the coding sequence ATGAGTGAAGATGCACAAGATGTGGTTCTGATCGTCGAGGACGAACCGGCGATTCGCATGATCCTGCGCGATTACCTGGCAGGCGAGGGCTACCACGTGCTGGTGGCCGAGGACGGTGAGCAGGCGTTCGCCATTCTGGCGAGCAAGCCGCACCTGGATTTGATGGTGACCGATTTTCGTCTGCCAGGCGGGATCTCCGGGGTGGAAATCGCTGAACCGGCAGTGAAATTGCGACCGGACCTGAAGGTCATCTTCATCAGCGGGTACCCGGCGGAGATTCTCGAATCGGGCAGCCCGATCGCGCGCAAGGCGCCGATTCTGGCCAAGCCGTTTGACCTGGATACGCTGCGTGACCAGATTCAGGTGCTGTTGCGCTGA
- a CDS encoding AraC family transcriptional regulator, producing the protein MRESDSVAVYFLNAMLHALRDRPGERDARLRAVGIDPSLLGQPQARVPAKAFAQLWLELIQLLDDEFFHLDSHGMPLGSFALICRGLIQEPNLEKALRQCMANFSLFLRDLHGSLTVRGGRAVISVQSNIVDPLTRVYAEETFLVLMIGLSCWLAGQRIAIDRTELAVARPAQEDDLLLWGPDLRLGSGRTEVEFDSAWLRLPVVQDLAGLKTFLRSAPQGLVIRFRNQNGLVAEVYRHLRARGYGQWPTLAALAEQHGISASTFRRQLEREGRSYQQIKDEVRRAMAFERLREGTLSIAEIAEQAGFQEPSAFHRAFKKWTGQSPGSYRARLGGRAR; encoded by the coding sequence ATGCGCGAAAGCGATTCGGTCGCGGTGTACTTTCTCAATGCCATGCTCCATGCCCTGCGTGATCGCCCAGGCGAGCGTGATGCGCGTCTGCGCGCCGTAGGCATCGACCCGTCGCTGCTCGGCCAGCCCCAGGCGCGGGTGCCAGCCAAGGCCTTCGCGCAGCTGTGGCTTGAGCTGATTCAACTGCTGGATGACGAGTTTTTCCATCTGGATAGCCACGGCATGCCGCTGGGCAGTTTTGCCCTGATCTGCCGTGGGCTGATTCAGGAACCGAACCTGGAAAAAGCCTTGCGCCAGTGCATGGCCAATTTCAGCCTGTTCCTGCGTGACCTGCACGGCAGCTTGACGGTGCGCGGTGGTCGGGCGGTGATCAGCGTACAGTCGAACATCGTCGACCCTTTGACCCGGGTGTACGCCGAGGAAACCTTCCTGGTGCTGATGATTGGCCTGTCGTGCTGGCTGGCCGGCCAGCGCATCGCCATCGACCGCACCGAGCTTGCGGTGGCGCGCCCGGCCCAGGAGGACGATTTGTTGCTATGGGGGCCAGACCTGCGCCTGGGCAGCGGCCGTACCGAAGTGGAGTTCGACAGCGCCTGGCTGCGCCTGCCAGTGGTACAGGACCTGGCCGGCCTGAAAACCTTCCTGCGTAGCGCCCCCCAAGGGCTGGTGATCCGCTTTCGCAACCAGAACGGCCTGGTGGCCGAGGTGTATCGCCACCTGCGCGCCCGGGGTTACGGGCAGTGGCCGACACTGGCGGCGCTGGCTGAACAGCACGGTATCAGTGCCAGCACTTTCCGTCGGCAATTGGAGCGGGAAGGGCGCTCGTACCAGCAGATCAAGGATGAGGTGCGCCGTGCCATGGCCTTCGAGCGCTTGCGCGAAGGCACTTTGAGCATTGCCGAAATTGCCGAGCAGGCCGGCTTTCAGGAGCCCAGTGCGTTCCACCGGGCGTTCAAGAAATGGACCGGGCAAAGCCCGGGCAGTTACCGGGCACGCCTGGGAGGGCGCGCCCGCTGA
- a CDS encoding TetR/AcrR family transcriptional regulator translates to MPPVTAAMRCSNFEERRDRAMALFAEKGFGQVSMRELAAHVGLTAGSLYHHFPSKQDLLYDLIEELYEELQATLDQGRRAMARGASALSCLIAAHWELHAQRPMQFRLAERDFCCLSEEQQARLSVLRKRYEAGLLRLIAPRATLSGEALAATAHVLATLLNQLPGLLQGLPQEQGLGLMENLLVGGIERTLR, encoded by the coding sequence ATGCCCCCAGTCACTGCCGCAATGCGCTGTAGCAACTTTGAAGAGCGACGTGACAGGGCCATGGCACTGTTCGCCGAAAAGGGTTTCGGGCAGGTCAGCATGCGCGAACTCGCGGCGCACGTGGGGCTGACCGCAGGTTCGCTGTATCACCACTTCCCCAGCAAGCAGGACCTGCTGTACGACTTGATCGAAGAGTTGTACGAGGAACTGCAGGCAACTCTGGATCAGGGGCGCCGGGCCATGGCCCGGGGGGCATCGGCGCTGTCGTGCCTGATTGCCGCGCACTGGGAGCTGCACGCGCAACGGCCCATGCAGTTTCGCCTGGCAGAACGCGACTTCTGTTGCCTGAGCGAAGAGCAACAGGCCCGTTTGAGCGTGCTGCGCAAGCGCTATGAGGCTGGATTGCTGCGCCTGATCGCGCCACGGGCGACGTTGTCGGGGGAGGCTTTGGCGGCGACGGCCCATGTGCTGGCGACGTTGCTCAACCAGTTGCCGGGGCTTTTGCAGGGCTTGCCGCAGGAGCAGGGGTTGGGGTTGATGGAGAACCTGCTGGTGGGGGGGATTGAGCGTACTTTGCGTTAG
- a CDS encoding 3-hydroxybutyryl-CoA dehydrogenase: MSIEQIAVIGAGTMGNGIAQVCAVAGYQVLLVDVSDAALERGVTTLGKNLERQVNKGTLTADQAQGAKTRIRTSTDYAQLSGAQLVIEAATENLQLKQRILQQVAANVAADCLIATNTSSLSVTQLAACIEHPERFIGVHFFNPVPMMALVEIIRGLQTSDSTYAQALVVTEKLGKTPITAGNRPGFVVNRILVPMINEAIFVRQEGLASAEDIDTGMRLGCNQPIGPLALADLIGLDTLLAIMEAFHEGFNDSKYRPAPLLKEMVAAGWLGRKSGRGFFTY; this comes from the coding sequence ATGAGCATTGAACAGATCGCCGTGATCGGCGCAGGCACCATGGGCAACGGCATCGCGCAGGTGTGCGCGGTGGCGGGTTATCAGGTGCTGCTGGTGGACGTTTCCGATGCAGCGCTGGAGCGCGGTGTAACGACCCTGGGCAAGAACCTCGAACGCCAGGTCAACAAAGGCACCCTGACCGCCGACCAGGCCCAGGGCGCGAAGACGCGTATCCGCACCAGCACCGACTACGCCCAGCTGAGCGGCGCGCAGTTGGTGATCGAGGCGGCCACCGAGAACCTGCAGCTCAAGCAGCGCATCCTTCAGCAGGTGGCCGCCAATGTGGCGGCCGACTGCCTGATCGCCACCAACACCTCGTCGCTGTCGGTCACCCAACTGGCCGCGTGCATCGAGCACCCGGAGCGCTTCATCGGCGTGCACTTCTTCAACCCGGTGCCGATGATGGCGCTGGTGGAGATCATCCGTGGCCTGCAGACCAGCGACAGCACCTATGCGCAGGCCCTGGTGGTCACCGAGAAACTGGGCAAGACGCCGATCACCGCTGGCAACCGCCCAGGCTTCGTGGTCAACCGTATTCTGGTGCCAATGATCAACGAGGCGATTTTCGTGCGCCAGGAAGGCCTGGCCAGCGCCGAGGACATCGATACCGGCATGCGCCTGGGCTGCAACCAGCCCATCGGCCCGCTGGCGCTGGCCGACCTGATTGGCCTGGATACCTTGCTGGCGATCATGGAGGCCTTCCACGAGGGCTTCAACGACAGCAAGTACCGCCCTGCTCCGCTGCTCAAGGAAATGGTCGCGGCCGGTTGGCTGGGGCGCAAGAGCGGCCGCGGCTTCTTCACCTACTGA
- a CDS encoding chemotaxis protein CheB, translated as MNGVQAVVIGASAGGVTALIQVLGALPKRFAIPVLCVLHLPGDRHSQLAQVLQQRLQRPVHEACDKQAIKPGQIYVAGPGYHLSVERDLSLSLSQEAPVHFSRPSIDFLFMSAADAYGAGLLGVLLTGANEDGAEGLAYIKQSGGRTVVQDPDDAQVALMPEAALALHRPDLILTLSGIEQLLANLEPSA; from the coding sequence ATGAATGGCGTGCAGGCGGTAGTCATCGGCGCCTCGGCGGGCGGCGTCACGGCGCTGATCCAGGTGCTGGGCGCGTTGCCCAAACGCTTCGCCATACCGGTGCTGTGCGTGCTGCACCTGCCAGGTGACCGCCACAGCCAGTTGGCGCAAGTGCTGCAACAGCGGCTGCAGCGGCCGGTGCACGAGGCTTGTGACAAGCAGGCCATCAAACCCGGCCAGATCTACGTTGCAGGGCCCGGTTATCACCTGTCGGTCGAGCGTGACCTGAGCCTCTCGCTCAGCCAGGAGGCACCGGTGCATTTCTCTCGCCCGTCGATAGACTTTCTGTTCATGTCGGCAGCCGACGCCTATGGCGCCGGGCTGCTCGGCGTGCTGCTTACCGGGGCCAATGAAGATGGCGCCGAGGGCCTTGCCTACATCAAGCAGAGCGGTGGCCGGACCGTGGTCCAGGACCCCGACGACGCACAGGTGGCGTTGATGCCGGAGGCCGCATTGGCCCTGCATCGCCCAGACCTGATCCTTACTTTGAGCGGTATCGAGCAGTTGCTCGCGAACCTGGAACCCAGCGCATGA
- a CDS encoding protein-glutamate O-methyltransferase CheR, with product MTSERNTDIEIRLLIEAIYLKYSYDFRNYSGASIKRRILHALRQFDCLTVSALQERVLHDPGMFMQLLQYLTIPVSEMFRDPGHFLALRNEVVPLLRTWPSIKVWIAGCSTGEEVYSMAILLREEGLLERTILYATDINPHSLDKAKQGIYSMQSMREYEENYRLAGGRRDFSEYYTAAYGNAIMDSSLRENVTFADHSLATDSVFSETQLVSCRNVLIYFNKELQDRALGLFHESLCHRGFLILGSKESVDFSAYSDQFEPLVKPERIYRKS from the coding sequence TTGACTAGCGAACGCAACACCGACATCGAGATCCGGCTGCTGATCGAGGCGATCTACCTCAAGTACAGCTACGACTTTCGCAATTACTCCGGCGCTTCCATCAAGCGCCGGATCCTCCATGCACTGCGCCAGTTCGACTGCCTGACGGTTTCGGCGTTGCAGGAGCGGGTGCTGCACGACCCTGGCATGTTCATGCAGTTGCTGCAGTACCTGACGATTCCGGTCAGCGAGATGTTCCGTGACCCGGGGCACTTCCTGGCGCTGCGCAACGAGGTCGTGCCGCTGCTGCGCACCTGGCCTTCGATCAAGGTGTGGATCGCCGGTTGCAGCACGGGCGAGGAGGTCTATTCCATGGCCATCCTGCTGCGCGAGGAAGGCTTGCTCGAACGCACCATTCTGTATGCCACCGACATCAACCCGCACTCGCTGGACAAGGCCAAGCAGGGCATCTACTCGATGCAGAGCATGCGCGAGTATGAAGAAAACTACCGCCTGGCCGGTGGGCGCCGGGATTTTTCCGAGTACTACACCGCAGCCTATGGCAACGCCATCATGGACAGCAGCCTGCGCGAGAACGTGACTTTCGCCGACCACAGCCTGGCCACCGACAGCGTGTTCTCGGAAACCCAGCTGGTGTCGTGCCGCAACGTCCTGATCTACTTCAACAAGGAACTGCAGGACCGGGCCCTGGGCCTGTTCCACGAGTCCTTGTGCCACAGGGGCTTTCTGATACTGGGCAGCAAGGAATCGGTGGATTTTTCGGCGTACAGCGACCAGTTCGAGCCGCTGGTCAAGCCTGAACGGATCTACCGCAAATCATGA